In one Gossypium hirsutum isolate 1008001.06 chromosome D09, Gossypium_hirsutum_v2.1, whole genome shotgun sequence genomic region, the following are encoded:
- the LOC107891311 gene encoding probable glycosyltransferase STELLO2, producing the protein MLVQDRAVPKSPKPSQIRKLPTVQPNRLSEPKNLDFNAWVPDNCYRIVTILVLILTIAAVFFIYSSTNTAFLLCLQSETQSAVDSISLPQINWNSIKPIPDRTSPYANFRSEQWVVVSVSNYPSDALKKMVKIKGWQVLAIGNSRTPSDWSLKGAIFLSLDMQANLGFRVVDHLPYDSYVRKSVGYLFAIQHGAKKIFDADDRGEVIDNDLGKHFDVELVGEGARQEVILQYSHDNPNRTVVNPYIHFGQRSVWPRGLPLENVGDFGHEEFYTEVFGGKQFIQQGISNGLPDVDSVFYFTRKSGFEAFDIRFDEHAPKVAFPQGMMVPLNSFNTLYHSSAFWALMLPVSVSTMASDVLRGYWGQRLLWEIGGSVAVYPPTVHRYDRIEAYPFSEEKDLHVNVGRLIKFLVSWRSNKHRLFEKILELSYAMAEEGFWTEQDLKFTAAWLQDLVAVGYQQPRLMTLELDRPRANIGHGDRKEYNPQKLPSVHLAVEETGMVSSEIGNLIRWRKNFGNIVLIMFCNGPVERTALEWRLLYGRIFKTVVIFSAQKNSDLAIEEGQLDQIYKHLPKIFDRFSSADGFLFLEDDTVLNYWNLLQADKTKLWITDKVSMSWSTASTKGSSDWYSKQAELVRKVVSTMPVHFQVNYREVVRSDQSLTICSSEVFYIPQRFVADFVDLVNLVGHQDIHQKVSIPMFFLSMDSPQNFDSVLSTMVYKPEPQSANSSSTHYSAHAPAVHPWKVSSEQEFIKLIRIMGEGDPLLTELV; encoded by the exons ATGTTGGTCCAAGACCGTGCAGTTCCTAAATCTCCAAAACCTTCCCAGATCAGAAAGCTTCCCACTGTTCAACCCAACAGATTGTCTGAACCCAAAAACCTCGACTTCAACGCATGGGTACCCGACAACTGCTACAGAATCGTAACTATCTTAGTCCTAATCCTCACCATCGCCGCCGTTTTCTTCATCTACTCCTCCACCAACACAGCTTTTCTCCTTTGCCTCCAATCCGAAACCCAGAGCGCCGTGGATTCCATCTCTCTCCCTCAAATCAACTGGAATTCCATCAAACCCATTCCTGACCGCACTTCGCCTTACGCTAATTTCAGATCAGAGCAATGGGTCGTTGTCTCCGTTTCTAATTACCCCTCCGATGCATTGAAGAAGATGGTGAAGATTAAAGGGTGGCAAGTTTTGGCAATTGGGAACTCCAGGACTCCCAGTGATTGGAGCTTAAAAGGTGCGATTTTTTTGTCTTTAGATATGCAAGCTAATTTGGGTTTTCGCGTTGTGGATCATTTGCCTTACGATTCTTATGTTAGAAAGAGCGTCGGTTACTTGTTTGCGATTCAACATGGTGCCAAAAAGATCTTCGATGCTGATGATCGTGGGGAAGTAATTGATAATGATCTAGGGAAACATTTTGATGTAGAATTAGTAGGGGAAGGGGCTAGGCAAGAAGTTATATTGCAGTATAGCCATGATAATCCTAATAGGACTGTAGTCAACCCTTATATTCATTTCGGCCAACGTTCAGTTTGGCCTAGGGGATTACCATTGGAAAATGTGGGTGACTTTGGACACGAGGAGTTTTACACTGAGGTCTTTGGTGGGAAACAGTTCATACAGCAAGGGATTTCAAACGGGTTACCGGATGTTGATTCCGTGTTTTATTTTACTAGGAAGTCGGGTTTCGAAGCCTTTGATATTAGGTTTGATGAGCATGCACCAAAAGTGGCCTTTCCTCAAGGTATGATGGTGCCATTGAATTCGTTCAATACGTTATACCATTCATCGGCCTTTTGGGCCTTGATGCTCCCTGTTTCTGTTAGTACAATGGCTTCAGATGTATTGAGGGGTTACTGGGGACAGCGGCTCTTGTGGGAGATTGGTGGTAGTGTTGCTGTGTATCCTCCTACAGTTCATCGGTATGACAGAATTGAGGCATACCCCTTTTCAGAGGAGAAGGATCTTCATGTGAATGTAGGTCGTTTGATCAAATTCTTGGTGTCATGGAGATCAAACAAGCATAGGTTGTTTGAGAAGATATTGGAACTGAGTTATGCCATGGCGGAGGAGGGGTTTTGGACGGAGCAGGATCTCAAGTTTACTGCTGCTTGGCTTCAAGACTTGGTTGCCGTAGGTTATCAGCAGCCAAGGTTGATGACATTGGAGCTGGACAGACCAAGGGCAAATATCGGTCATGGGGATCGAAAAGAATATAACCCTCAGAAATTGCCATCTGTTCATTTAGCAGTGGAGGAAACAGGGATGGTTAGCTCTGAGATTGGGAATTTGATACGATGGAGGAAGAATTTTGGAAATATCGTGTTAATCATGTTCTGCAATGGTCCTGTGGAACGTACTGCCCTGGAGTGGAGACTGCTTTACGGGCGGATATTTAAAACTGTGGTTATTTTTTCTGCGCAGAAGAATTCGGATCTTGCCATTGAAGAAGGTCAATTAGATCAAATTTACAA GCATCTGCCCAAGATATTTGATCGGTTTTCAAGTGCGGATGGCTTTTTATTCCTCGAAGATGATACCGTTCTTAATTACTGGAATCTCTTACAGGCAGACAAGACTAAGCTATGGATAACGGATAAG GTATCCATGTCTTGGAGTACTGCATCAACCAAAGGAAGTTCTGATTGGTACTCAAAGCAAGCGGAGCTGGTAAGGAAGGTAGTTAGTACAATGCCGGTTCACTTCCAAGTGAACTATAGAGAAGTTGTGAGGAGTGACCAGAGCCTCACAATTTGCAGTTCCGAGGTATTCTACATTCCTCAACGGTTTGTAGCGGACTTTGTTGATCTTGTTAATCTGGTCGGACATCAAGATATCCATCAAAAGGTTTCCATACCCATGTTCTTTTTGTCGATGGATTCACCTCAGAATTTCGATTCAGTGCTTAGTACAATGGTGTATAAGCCAGAACCACAATCTGCTAATTCTTCTTCGACACATTATTCCGCACACGCGCCTGCAGTGCATCCATGGAAGGTGTCAAGCGAGCAGGAATTCATAAAGCTAATCAGAATAATGGGTGAAGGTGATCCTCTCTTAACGGAGTTAGTTTGA